In one window of Acidobacteriota bacterium DNA:
- the atpF gene encoding F0F1 ATP synthase subunit B → MEKLITPDIGVIFWTIVTFLVVLLFLRLFFWKPILNIIDEREKTIKESIDQADRARDEAERLLTEQQAALEKVKRETTEMLDDGRREAERVKAELIEQAKRSQEEIIEQGKKKIEQEARLAMQGIKEKVVDLAITAAGRLIEVSLDEKGKRKLVEDYLEELSRKKH, encoded by the coding sequence ATGGAGAAACTGATTACTCCCGACATCGGTGTCATCTTCTGGACGATCGTCACGTTCCTCGTCGTCCTTTTGTTCCTGCGCCTGTTTTTCTGGAAACCGATCCTCAACATCATCGATGAGCGGGAGAAAACGATCAAGGAAAGTATCGATCAAGCAGATCGCGCGCGCGATGAAGCGGAGAGGCTGCTTACAGAACAGCAAGCGGCGCTTGAAAAGGTGAAGAGGGAAACGACTGAAATGCTCGACGATGGCAGGAGAGAGGCAGAGAGAGTTAAAGCGGAGCTCATAGAGCAGGCCAAGAGGTCGCAGGAGGAAATCATCGAGCAGGGAAAGAAAAAGATCGAGCAGGAAGCAAGGCTGGCCATGCAGGGGATCAAGGAGAAAGTCGTCGATCTTGCCATCACGGCGGCAGGCCGCCTCATCGAGGTCTCCCTCGATGAGAAGGGTAAGAGGAAGCTCGTGGAGGATTATCTGGAGGAGCTCTCCAGAAAGAAACACTGA
- the atpE gene encoding ATP synthase F0 subunit C, producing MEALGLFKALAYLAAGLGAGLGVVGAGYGIGRLAASAMDGIARQPQVAGDIRTSMIIAAALIEGIAFFAEVVCILLVLMK from the coding sequence ATGGAAGCATTAGGATTATTTAAAGCGTTGGCCTATCTTGCGGCAGGTTTGGGAGCCGGGCTGGGAGTCGTTGGTGCTGGATACGGGATTGGTCGATTGGCCGCTTCCGCCATGGATGGGATTGCCAGGCAGCCCCAGGTGGCGGGAGACATCAGGACATCGATGATCATTGCCGCGGCCCTTATAGAAGGAATCGCCTTTTTCGCCGAGGTTGTCTGCATCCTTCTCGTTTTGATGAAGTGA
- the atpB gene encoding F0F1 ATP synthase subunit A, with amino-acid sequence MILKLVEEHASEAAEHAVEAVHGAKAAGAASHGGSGVAEILEHHILNSNTIEVPFIGEVHLPHIELFGIDISITKHVVMMWISSLVLIILFAVAFRRKSATPKGLAAMLEMMVQFVRDEIAIKNIGEEGRRYTSYLLTTFFFILACNLLGLIPYGATATANIGVTTALAGMSFIMIQVSGMIKHGPIKHFKNLIPHGINPFLLPIMIPVEIMGMFTKPFALCIRLFANMTAGHIVILCLLSLIFVLKTLIVAPASVAFAIFIYFLELLVAIIQAYIFTMLTSLFIGMSVHPHH; translated from the coding sequence ATGATCTTAAAACTTGTCGAGGAACATGCGAGTGAAGCCGCAGAGCATGCCGTTGAAGCCGTGCATGGAGCGAAAGCTGCCGGTGCCGCCTCTCACGGTGGGAGCGGCGTGGCAGAGATTCTGGAGCATCATATCCTCAACTCTAATACGATAGAGGTGCCCTTCATTGGAGAGGTGCATCTCCCTCACATCGAACTCTTCGGGATAGACATCTCCATCACCAAGCATGTCGTGATGATGTGGATCTCCTCGCTCGTCCTGATCATACTTTTTGCGGTGGCCTTCCGGAGGAAGAGCGCAACCCCAAAGGGTCTTGCCGCAATGCTGGAGATGATGGTCCAGTTCGTCCGCGATGAGATCGCAATCAAGAACATAGGCGAGGAAGGGAGGAGATACACATCCTACCTTTTGACCACCTTCTTCTTCATCCTGGCCTGCAATCTTCTTGGCCTGATCCCATACGGGGCCACAGCAACCGCGAATATCGGTGTGACGACAGCGCTTGCGGGCATGTCCTTCATCATGATCCAGGTATCGGGAATGATCAAGCATGGTCCGATAAAGCATTTCAAGAACCTCATCCCCCATGGAATTAATCCGTTTCTTCTTCCGATCATGATCCCGGTAGAGATCATGGGGATGTTTACGAAGCCCTTCGCCCTTTGCATCCGACTCTTTGCCAATATGACTGCGGGCCACATTGTCATCCTCTGCCTGCTCAGCCTCATCTTCGTCCTGAAGACTCTCATCGTGGCACCGGCGAGCGTCGCTTTTGCCATTTTCATATATTTTCTGGAGTTGCTCGTTGCCATCATTCAAGCTTACATATTCACGATGCTGACATCGCTCTTCATCGGGATGTCGGTTCATCCGCATCATTAG
- a CDS encoding AtpZ/AtpI family protein codes for MERKDEDKKRADLPGVWRSAGPYLGIGWFFVISILGGLFLGKWLDKKFYTEPWLMLAGIALGLFLGFYNLIKVVLHEGKK; via the coding sequence ATGGAAAGAAAAGATGAAGATAAAAAGCGCGCAGATCTGCCGGGAGTGTGGCGAAGCGCAGGCCCATATCTGGGGATAGGCTGGTTCTTCGTCATTTCCATTCTGGGAGGGCTCTTCCTGGGAAAGTGGCTCGATAAGAAGTTCTATACGGAGCCCTGGTTGATGCTGGCAGGGATTGCTCTGGGACTCTTTCTTGGATTCTACAACCTTATCAAAGTAGTGCTCCATGAAGGGAAAAAGTAG
- a CDS encoding NADH-quinone oxidoreductase subunit N, translating to MRGGRGDLMTLSVSEIIRGMHWIKPEILLSFFGFVMLILTALFPRDWRKGIGFLSLISILIVLILIPTYIGFKGKEDGKVISGEAQGAFPDIHGRPGFVVDGFSVFFKIVILLSSALAILLSFKYLDYERIQEGEYYALIIFAAVGMMFMASALDFALIYVGLELMALSVYILVGFIKWNRKSNEAALKYFLLGAFSSGILLYGISLVYGVCGTTNLNGIRIAIENGVENYLILETGMIFILVGMAFKIAAVPFHMWTPDAYEGAPTSITAFISTGPKAAAFAILLRVFIEGFVHLQEDWTLLFALIAFASMTLGNITAISQDNVKRMLAYSSIAHAGYALMGVVAFGAAFGDWETKKFGLISVILYTLIYTFMNIGAFGFVVLLRRTQQVGDRLEDFSGLARRNGLAAFVMLIFMLSLAGIPSTAGFIGKWWLFGAAIKANYTWLAIAAVINSAISLYYYMRVVVTMYMGQPREEEKFVFPPGVTSALAISVFFIFLIGLYPGPFIDFARFALLPIAFR from the coding sequence GTGCGTGGAGGAAGGGGAGATCTGATGACCCTGAGCGTTTCTGAAATCATACGAGGAATGCACTGGATCAAACCGGAGATCCTCCTGTCCTTTTTTGGATTTGTTATGCTCATCCTGACTGCTCTATTCCCGAGAGACTGGCGGAAGGGGATAGGATTTCTCTCGCTGATCAGCATCCTTATCGTTCTGATTCTCATCCCGACCTATATCGGATTCAAGGGGAAGGAAGATGGAAAAGTGATCTCGGGAGAAGCACAGGGAGCGTTTCCCGATATCCACGGAAGACCGGGTTTCGTCGTGGATGGGTTTTCAGTATTTTTCAAGATCGTTATCCTTCTCTCCTCCGCTCTCGCGATACTCCTCTCCTTTAAGTATCTGGACTACGAACGGATCCAGGAGGGTGAATACTATGCCCTCATCATCTTCGCCGCAGTGGGGATGATGTTCATGGCTTCGGCTCTTGACTTCGCTTTGATCTACGTTGGACTCGAACTCATGGCGCTCTCGGTTTACATCCTGGTCGGGTTCATCAAATGGAACAGGAAATCAAACGAGGCGGCGTTGAAATACTTCCTTCTCGGAGCCTTTTCTTCCGGAATACTCCTCTATGGTATCTCTCTCGTTTATGGCGTATGCGGCACGACGAATCTTAATGGGATACGGATCGCCATCGAGAACGGGGTCGAGAATTATCTCATCCTTGAGACCGGGATGATTTTCATACTTGTCGGGATGGCATTCAAGATCGCTGCCGTTCCCTTTCACATGTGGACCCCCGACGCCTATGAAGGGGCGCCGACGAGCATCACGGCCTTCATTTCGACCGGTCCCAAAGCAGCCGCCTTCGCAATCCTTCTGAGGGTCTTCATCGAAGGATTCGTCCATCTACAGGAGGACTGGACGCTCCTCTTTGCTCTGATAGCTTTTGCCAGCATGACGCTGGGCAACATTACCGCCATCTCTCAGGATAACGTCAAGAGGATGCTTGCCTATTCGAGCATTGCCCACGCCGGATACGCCCTCATGGGGGTGGTTGCCTTCGGTGCCGCATTCGGCGACTGGGAAACCAAGAAATTCGGGCTCATTTCAGTCATCCTGTACACGCTTATCTACACTTTTATGAACATAGGGGCCTTTGGCTTTGTGGTCCTTCTCAGGAGAACTCAGCAGGTGGGTGACAGACTGGAAGACTTTTCAGGACTTGCCAGAAGGAACGGACTTGCAGCCTTCGTCATGCTTATCTTCATGCTCTCACTTGCTGGCATCCCCTCCACTGCAGGATTCATCGGGAAGTGGTGGCTCTTCGGTGCTGCGATCAAAGCCAACTACACCTGGCTGGCCATAGCGGCAGTCATCAACAGCGCCATATCCCTTTACTATTACATGAGGGTCGTCGTAACAATGTACATGGGCCAGCCCAGAGAAGAAGAAAAGTTTGTATTCCCTCCAGGCGTTACGTCTGCCCTTGCCATATCGGTCTTTTTCATCTTCCTGATCGGGCTCTACCCCGGCCCCTTCATTGATTTTGCAAGGTTCGCGCTTCTCCCCATTGCTTTCCGCTAA
- a CDS encoding NADH-quinone oxidoreductase subunit M: MTEFLTKIHILSIVTFLPLAGAIIQLFFPRDWKNFHMKFATLVAFLGFLISLPLWFVYDAGNGGFQFVEDHAWIQTIGARYILGIDGISLLLLLLTTLLGFISILSSWTAITERVKEYYIFMLILQTGMLGVFVSLDFFLFYIFWEVMLVPMYFLIGVWGGPRKLYAAIKFFLYTLLGSVIMLLGILALYFYNGAVTGTYTFDIRLLHQLGPMSAEWYALQFWVFLAFFVGFAIKVPLFPFHTWLPDAHVEAPTAGSVILAGILLKMGTYGFVRFSLPIMPLATQRLMPFLMTICIIGVIYGAMVAMVQKDWKKLVAYSSVSHLGFTMVGVFALNWHGISGGVIQMINHGLSTGALFLIVGLIYERRHTRMISDFGGLSKVIPLFATYFMIIMLSSIGLPALNGFIGEFTILVGAFQLPQKHWAILAATGIVLGAAYMLWLYQRTMFGKLDKPENEKLLDLNFREVMTLLPIVILCFWIGIYPRPFFNILDKPVDKLVHQVEMRYDYAKEESYAKTLSSNCTSNQLESRELSRHEPVRNGLSQNIMDSDKENHPMCVEEGEI, encoded by the coding sequence ATGACTGAATTCCTAACGAAGATTCACATACTGTCCATCGTGACATTCCTTCCTCTTGCGGGAGCGATCATCCAGCTCTTCTTCCCGAGGGATTGGAAGAACTTCCACATGAAGTTCGCCACCCTTGTGGCATTTCTTGGTTTTCTTATCTCCCTTCCGCTCTGGTTCGTCTATGATGCAGGAAACGGGGGATTTCAGTTCGTGGAGGACCACGCATGGATCCAGACCATCGGAGCCAGGTACATACTCGGGATCGACGGCATATCCCTTCTGCTTCTCCTCCTGACAACACTCCTTGGTTTCATCTCAATTCTCTCCTCCTGGACTGCCATCACAGAAAGGGTCAAAGAGTACTACATCTTCATGTTGATTCTTCAGACCGGAATGCTCGGCGTCTTTGTTTCACTCGACTTCTTCCTCTTCTACATATTCTGGGAAGTGATGCTTGTCCCCATGTATTTCCTCATCGGAGTCTGGGGAGGGCCAAGGAAGCTCTATGCAGCCATCAAGTTCTTCCTTTACACGCTGCTCGGTTCTGTGATCATGCTTCTTGGAATTCTTGCACTCTACTTTTACAATGGGGCTGTTACGGGAACATACACCTTTGACATACGGCTTCTGCATCAGCTCGGGCCGATGTCAGCGGAATGGTATGCGCTGCAGTTCTGGGTCTTCCTTGCCTTCTTCGTCGGCTTTGCCATCAAAGTTCCTCTCTTCCCGTTCCACACTTGGTTGCCAGATGCGCACGTAGAGGCTCCAACGGCTGGTTCAGTCATCCTTGCCGGCATTCTCCTGAAAATGGGGACGTATGGCTTTGTCCGCTTCTCCCTTCCCATCATGCCTCTGGCCACGCAGAGGCTCATGCCCTTCCTGATGACAATATGCATCATCGGCGTCATCTACGGAGCGATGGTAGCCATGGTCCAGAAGGACTGGAAGAAGCTCGTGGCTTACTCCTCAGTGAGCCATCTAGGCTTCACCATGGTGGGAGTCTTCGCCCTCAACTGGCATGGGATATCGGGCGGAGTCATCCAGATGATCAATCACGGGCTATCCACAGGTGCCCTCTTTTTGATCGTCGGTCTGATCTACGAGAGACGGCACACCAGGATGATCTCGGATTTTGGCGGTCTCTCGAAGGTCATTCCCCTCTTTGCCACTTATTTCATGATCATCATGCTATCCTCCATCGGACTTCCGGCGCTCAATGGTTTCATAGGAGAGTTCACGATACTCGTTGGAGCTTTCCAGCTTCCCCAGAAGCACTGGGCCATCCTGGCAGCCACAGGGATCGTCCTCGGAGCCGCCTACATGCTCTGGCTCTATCAGAGGACGATGTTCGGAAAACTCGATAAGCCTGAAAACGAGAAACTCTTGGATCTGAACTTCAGAGAAGTGATGACCCTGCTTCCCATCGTCATACTCTGTTTCTGGATAGGCATATATCCCAGGCCATTCTTTAACATTCTCGACAAGCCTGTGGACAAGCTCGTCCATCAGGTTGAGATGAGGTACGACTATGCAAAGGAGGAGAGTTACGCAAAAACTCTCTCTTCTAACTGCACTTCGAATCAACTGGAATCCAGGGAACTCTCGCGCCATGAGCCTGTCCGGAATGGACTGAGCCAAAACATAATGGACAGTGATAAGGAGAATCATCCGATGTGCGTGGAGGAAGGGGAGATCTGA